A single genomic interval of Saccharomyces eubayanus strain FM1318 chromosome IV, whole genome shotgun sequence harbors:
- the SAF1 gene encoding SCF ubiquitin ligase complex subunit SAF1 — translation MSEIEGKENELEVGLPPDIVQAALPFLTTDDIKNLSQTNKYYNTLLDFDHSKTLWHELFHKAFGTLRTNDEPFQCQNSAEFKTCTESILREAYPDLSWQDIYQLRAYDAKFYSWGYLKHGRLGFTGSSNSELAATSLNGPSPRFKYGVNIPTEVPWFNSRTRSRSGFCSPEDSLNAIKKDGDEIIAQVSSGGFSFQILTESGNLYSTGSTFSGGCKGPGPTGSQHDYNPFREMIHNMERSYPRITSRSSGGTVNTTGTFHGRRMSNSHPSTVHEPGERHSTSVQTTTTDRGQAQVPSPSPGRNYGGVPRTTMPAIGPHDNIYSEIEMLERSATKAVPGNNHIRRVFARNSFPLYSSSDDNLETFNDIQYVAVTSGRSHFLAMDRDNNIYSWDSPESDQGVKIEFANMPSRITNPILKIACGWNFNCCYIYKVGLVAWSEREAVEKGKSFSFAKYEIIPNTSDINGNSRVIDFACLQDNCVFYINNDGDKLWKYHHGLSQVVDLNIVGRLCKINVCFAALIVFTDTHCYTLKISNGDVDKESLTEIDIEEKVISVASGDYHTVALTESGHLYSWGVESQDCGCLGLGPSERMVNELHIGNWEGQRNIKVVKPTKIELPEEYICVSVTAGGWQTGALIIKKN, via the coding sequence ATGAGTGAGATTGAAGGTAAAGAGAATGAATTAGAGGTAGGGTTGCCTCCAGACATTGTCCAAGCTGCTTTACCATTTTTGACTACTGATGATATTAAGAACCTGTCGCAAACGAACAAATACTATAACACGTTGCTAGATTTTGACCACTCTAAAACTTTGTGGCATGAATTATTTCACAAGGCATTTGGTACACTGAGAACAAATGATGAACCTTTCCAATGTCAAAATTCAGCCGAGTTCAAGACTTGCACAGAAAGCATTTTAAGGGAAGCATACCCCGATTTGTCTTGGCAAGATATTTATCAGTTACGGGCATACGATGCCAAGTTTTATAGTTGGGGTTACTTAAAGCACGGAAGGTTAGGGTTTACTGGCAGTTCAAATAGTGAATTGGCAGCTACATCATTAAATGGACCAAGTCCGAGATTTAAATATGGTGTTAATATCCCTACGGAAGTTCCGTGGTTCAACAGTAGAACCAGGTCCAGAAGTGGCTTTTGTTCTCCAGAGGATTCGTTAAATGCAATCAAGAAAGACGGAGATGAAATTATAGCTCAAGTCTCCAGCGGGgggttttcttttcaaatactgACTGAATCCGGAAATTTATATAGTACTGGATCTACTTTCTCTGGGGGCTGCAAAGGACCGGGCCCCACTGGTTCACAGCATGATTACAATCCCTTTAGAGAAATGATTCACAATATGGAGAGGTCCTATCCTCGAATCACAAGTCGTAGTAGTGGGGGTACTGTAAACACCACAGGGACATTTCACGGAAGAAGAATGAGCAACAGCCATCCATCCACTGTCCATGAACCAGGAGAAAGACACTCAACTTCAGTTCAAACCACTACTACTGACAGGGGACAAGCACAAGTGCCCAGTCCCTCTCCCGGAAGAAACTACGGTGGTGTGCCCAGAACTACCATGCCTGCGATAGGGCCTCATGATAATATTTATAGCGAAATAGAAATGTTAGAGCGAAGCGCTACCAAAGCAGTTCCGGGAAATAATCATATTAGGAGAGTTTTTGCAAGAAACTCCTTTCCATTGTACAGTAGTAGCGATGATAATTTGGAAACGTTTAATGATATTCAATATGTTGCTGTAACTTCTGGAAGAAGCCATTTTTTGGCAATGGACAGAGACAATAACATCTACTCATGGGACTCCCCAGAATCTGACCAAGGTGTTAAAATCGAGTTTGCAAATATGCCTAGCCGGATAACGAATCCAATTCTGAAAATTGCATGCGGTTGGAATTTCAATTGTTGCTACATATATAAGGTTGGGCTAGTCGCATGGAGCGAAAGAGAGGCTGTTGAAAAAGGTAAgagcttttcttttgcaaaatatgaaattaTCCCAAATACCAGTGATATTAATGGCAATTCTAGGGTCATTGATTTTGCATGTCTACAAGATAATTGTGTTTTCTATATCAATAACGATGGCGATAAATTATGGAAGTATCACCATGGGTTGAGCCAAGTGGTAGATCTGAACATTGTTGGTAGGTTATGTAAGATTAACGTCTGTTTTGCCGCCTTGATAGTATTTACTGATACCCATTGTTATActttgaagatttcaaatGGAGATGTTGATAAAGAAAGCTTAACGGAAATAGACATAGAGGAAAAGGTTATATCCGTGGCAAGTGGTGACTACCATACCGTCGCGCTAACTGAATCTGGTCATTTGTATTCTTGGGGTGTAGAAAGCCAAGATTGTGGATGTTTAGGGCTCGGTCCTTCTGAAAGAATGGTTAACGAATTACACATTGGCAATTGGGAAGGGCAAAGGAATATCAAGGTGGTCAAGCCCACCAAAATAGAGTTACCTGAAGAATATATTTGTGTCAGTGTAACCGCCGGTGGCTGGCAAACTGGAGCATtaattatcaaaaaaaattga
- the DUG2 gene encoding glutamine amidotransferase subunit DUG2: MYNSRGVALHSELIHRWNHTFSILSIVAFPKKRLLFAGSQDSKILVFDLPTYNLIHTIRLGESQEETHTRSSVLCLTRSEDENFLFSGGADSLVRVWSIGEKAIRDDFLLVTEIATVYSVTDIGDIFSLAYLDSLETIVFGCQNASLLYVENLMQKIEKTSSDRVENINKLPHRRYDKFFDSLGPTGCSANSLSQSSLASLQENCGAAIIEVPSENIIKYAHYGFVYSINKLCPRFNQLLEKNSQTFGLEHIISSAGDGISKLWEFSRDEKHDVVKVSLVNDKIDNEDSVISQTIEFPFLYCGLSDGILKIWDLNTQQLISTLKTKDESDIISISVYMDHIFAIDESGITHFYQNQVNHWNPQQGKILSSEIFSKSAESVSLLTGGNDGSLTLWDLTSLLSAVPLSDASKINASSTRRTSNAWAVYQTASLNNEEMLNTLRELISYQTVSQSKDTASMLSLRRCAIYLQQLFLKFGATNAQLFPLPDGGNPVVFAYFQGNGKQEKGSKKKRILWYGHYDVISSGDTFNWNTDPFTLTCENGYLKGRGVSDNKGPLVSAIHSVAHLFQQGELVNDVVFLVEGSEEIGSASLQQVCKKYHDIIGKNIDWILLSNSTWVDQEHPCLNYGLRGVINAQIKIWSDRPDGHSGLNGGVYDEPMVNLVNIVSKLQNEQKEIQIPNFYSPLKDLTDDELQRFQKITELANIDESITVQDLITNWSKPSLSMTTVKFSGPGNITVIPKSVTMGISIRLVPEQSVEQVKQDLKAYLHESFKQLNSQNHLEIKVLNEAEGWLGDPTNHAYQVLKDEITTAWDAEPLLVREGGSISCLRMLERIFDAPAVQIPCGQSTDNGHLANENLRIKNWSNLTEILSKVFNKL; encoded by the coding sequence ATGTATAATAGTAGAGGTGTAGCATTGCACTCTGAATTGATCCATAGATGGAATCACACATTTTCCATCCTATCCATTGTTGCATTTCCCAAAAAGAGACTACTGTTTGCTGGGAGCCAGGATTCTAAAATCCTGGTATTTGATCTTCCCACGTATAATCTAATTCACACGATTAGACTGGGAGAATCGCAAGAAGAAACGCACACTAGGTCATCTGTGTTGTGTTTAACAAGatctgaagatgaaaactTTTTATTCTCTGGTGGTGCAGATTCCTTGGTGAGGGTCTGGTCCATTGGTGAAAAGGCTATCAGAGATGACTTTCTGCTTGTTACGGAAATAGCTACGGTCTATTCAGTGACAGATATTGGCGATATCTTCTCATTGGCATATTTGGATTCGTTGGAAACTATTGTGTTTGGCTGCCAAAATGCAAGCTTACTGTATGTGGAAAACTTGATGCAGAAAATTGAGAAAACATCATCTGATAGAgtagaaaatatcaataagCTACCACATAGAAGATACGATAAGTTTTTTGATTCGTTGGGTCCAACTGGATGTAGCGCAAATTCGCTCTCCCAATCTTCATTAGCCTCTTTACAGGAAAACTGTGGCGCCGCCATCATCGAGGTCCCTTCAGAAAACATTATTAAATATGCGCATTATGGGTTTGTTTATTCCATTAATAAGCTGTGCCCCAGGTTCAACCAACTATTGGAGAAAAATTCTCAGACTTTCGGTTTGGAACATATAATTTCATCTGCTGGTGATGGTATAAGTAAGCTTTGGGAGTTTTCTAGGGACGAGAAGCACGATGTTGTTAAGGTTTCTTTGGTAAACGATAAAATCGACAACGAAGATAGTGTCATTTCCCAAACCATAGAATTCCCATTCTTATATTGCGGTTTAAGTGATgggattttgaaaatttgggACTTGAATACTCAGCAATTAATATCTActttaaaaacaaaggaCGAGTCGGATATCATTTCTATATCTGTTTACATGGATCATATTTTTGCCATTGATGAATCAGGGATCACTCATTTTTACCAGAATCAAGTTAATCACTGGAATCCACAACAGGGCAAAATACTAAGCTCAGAGATTTTTAGCAAATCAGCAGAATCTGTTAGTTTGCTAACGGGTGGAAACGATGGGTCATTAACTCTCTGGGACCTGACGTCGTTGCTATCTGCAGTTCCTCTCTCGGATGCTTCGAAAATCAATGCATCTTCTACACGACGCACCTCCAATGCGTGGGCCGTTTACCAAACGGCTTCTTtgaataatgaagaaatgCTAAACACACTAAGAGAGCTCATCTCCTATCAAACGGTGTCTCAAAGTAAAGACACTGCAAGTATGTTGTCACTAAGACGTTGCGCAATTTATCTACAacaattatttttgaaatttggaGCTACGAACGCCCAATTGTTTCCCTTACCTGATGGCGGTAATCCTGTTGTATTCGCATATTTTCAAGGTAATGGGAAACAGGAAAAGGGTTCTAAGAAAAAACGTATACTGTGGTACGGTCATTACGACGTAATATCCTCTGGAGATACTTTTAATTGGAATACCGACCCATTTACTTTAACTTGCGAAAACGGATATCTAAAAGGACGTGGTGTGTCAGATAATAAAGGCCCATTGGTAAGTGCTATTCATAGTGTGGCACATTTGTTTCAACAGGGAGAGTTAGTCAATGACGTTGTATTTTTAGTGGAAGGAAGTGAAGAAATTGGGTCCGCCAGTTTGCAACAAGTTTGTAAAAAATATCATGATATTATTGGCAAAAATATTGATTGGATCCTGTTAAGTAATTCCACTTGGGTTGACCAAGAACATCCGTGTTTGAACTATGGACTAAGAGGAGTTATCAATGctcaaataaaaatctgGAGTGATAGGCCAGACGGCCACTCAGGCCTTAATGGCGGTGTCTACGATGAGCCAATGGTTAACTTGGTCAACATTGTATCTAAACTACAAAATGAGCAAAAGGAAATTCAGATTCCTAATTTTTACTCACCATTGAAAGATTTGACTGACGATGAACTCCAAAGATTCCAGAAAATCACTGAGCTTGCGAATATCGACGAGAGCATCACTGTTCAAGATCTGATTACAAATTGGTCAAAGCCTTCATTATCTATGACAACTGTCAAATTCAGTGGCCCTGGTAATATTACAGTAATACCCAAGAGTGTCACTATGGGCATCTCCATTAGGTTGGTTCCGGAGCAAAGCGTCGAGCAAGTGAAACAAGATCTTAAGGCATATTTACATGAGAGTTTCAAGCAGCTAAACTCTCAAAACCACTTAGAGATAAAAGTTTTGAATGAGGCAGAAGGTTGGTTGGGCGACCCAACAAATCATGCATACCAAGTGTTAAAGGATGAAATTACCACTGCATGGGATGCGGAACCATTACTGGTAAGAGAAGGAGGTTCTATTTCCTGTTTGAGGATGTTGGAAAGGATATTCGACGCTCCAGCAGTTCAAATACCATGTGGTCAATCTACTGACAATGGCCATTTAGCCAATGAAAATCTAAGGATCAAAAACTGGTCCAATTTAACTGAGATTTTGTCTAAAGTCTTCAACAAGCTGTAA